Part of the Bacillus cabrialesii genome is shown below.
AAGCAAGAATGACCCATATGGCATGCGTGATAAGGTTTGGAGCGCCCCGCTCGAATCCTTCGCGCCGCCCGCCCCGGCCGCCGTCATAAAGGCTAAAATCCCGAGCAGGATAAAAACGCCGCCGAATGCAAAATAACCAAGCCTCCCGAATCGCTTGATCCAAGGCTTGGTTTCCTGTTTGATCTTTGACATGCATTGGTCTTTCACAGCCATGTGTCCAACCCTCTTTCACAGATTCCTTACTGTTACATTCCCGATTGGACAAAGTTGAAACAGCGTCTGTGTCAGTGACCGGCTGAGGCATGTTTTGACTGATCCGCTGACTGCGCGGTCGTCATCCAGGCAGCCGCTGCGGCAGCTGTGATTCCTCCAGCTAATTTTCCAATCATCATGGCCGCCGCCATTTCTTTTTTCATTCCGGCCACAAAGCCGAGATGGCTGCCGAGTACAAAAGCTCCGCTAACCGCAAACGCGACATTGATGACCTTTCCTCTCGGCGTCATATCTTTTAAAGAAGCCAGCATTGGAATATGATGAGCCAAAGAAGTCACCAAGCCTGCTGTTGCTGTTTCATCTAAATGTAAACATCTCCCCAGAGCCTGAAGCGGCTTTTTAAAAGCTTTTGTGATAAAGGCCGTCATCGGAAAAGCCCCTGCCAAGGCAATGGCGATGGTGCCTGTCGTTTGTATCCCTGTTTCAGCTTTTTCCATTCCGGGAATCAGCACAATGCCTGTCATCGTTTCAACGGAGACAGCTGCGAGTCCGATAATCGCAACCATACTGACAGCCTTTCCGAAGAGATGAAATAAACGAATGATGCTGTCAGTGCACCGCCATAACCCAAAAGCGATTACAGCAGACAAAAGGCACGGAATCAGGAGGTTTTTACCTATCATGACGATGTCAAAGCCTGCGCATAGACCCCCGATTAAGCACCCAATCGGCACTGTGCACAGCCCGATTAAAATGCCTTTTGCAAAGTACGGTTGATCCTCTTTTTCAATGATGCTTAGAGCGACGGGAATCGTGAAGACGATTGCCGGCCCCATCATCGTTCCTAAAAACACCCATGAAAACAGTCCGGCCTCTGGATCTTTCGCCATCTCCCCCGCGAGCGCATATCCTCCCATATCAATCGCCAAGATGGTGTTCGCAAAGGATGAGGGATCGGCGCCAATCGCTGTGTAAATCGGAGAGACGATCGGAATCAGGATTGCTGCCAGAACGGGTGCCAGCGAAACGATTCCGATCATGGACAGCGCCAGCGGCCCCATGGCCTTGAAGCCGTCCGCAAACCGCTCGCCAAGCCCCCATCTGTTACCTAAACAATAATCCGCCGCTCCCCATAGTAAAAAAGCGGACAAAATGAATACAACCGCGTCATTCACCGTCATCGTTTCTCCTTTTTCAAACGCATGATTGGTTTTATCATATCATCTGAAATCGGTTAAATGAGCTGAATTTTATTCAATATGCGCCAAAAATTCTTTGATATCGGCTTCCTCAACGGCTGTTATGATGTCCCGCGCTTTTTCATGCGGAACCGTTACCTTCAATTTTTCTTTAATGTCCTCTTCTGACAGCTCATTGCCGGGGGCTCCTTTTGGACAATCCACACGCGCTTCGCACATGCGGCCGTCTGTTAAATAGGCCCGGACTATCGTGAAACGCCCTTTTGGCACAGCATGAGGAGCGGGCTGGATAGTATTGTCATATACTCGCTGAATATGCCCCATTGTCGTTTGAATGCCGCTTGGGATCGGCTGGCTGTTGAAATGTTCAGCGGTCAGCTCATGTCCATGCAAAGCAAGAGCAATGACATATTCAACGCTGAAACGACCTTCCTCTCCAGTCTTAGGCGATCTTTCCGTCAATGCAGCATCTCCGCCCGGCGGGAAAATCACTTCAATCCGCTCGGTATTGGCGCCAGAAATGGCTTGCTCGGTGACAAGTTTTCGAATTGCGTCCGCGGAGTGGTGTGCCGCGGAGCAAAATGGATAAATTTTAAACCATAGACCCGGCTTCACGATTCTCCATGGTGTGCCCCAACGGTTGAGCAATGTGGTTTGTGCTTTTTCCAAATCACCGTACAGGCCGAAGAAACCAGTTTCTCCATCAAGCGCCGTACGAGCCCCTCCGAATTCTGATTGGGCGAGCTTAACGGCCAGTAATCCAGCCTGAGCCGCCAGCCCGGCATGCAGCGGTTTCATTTCTGTTCCAAATTGCACCCTCATTCCGGCAGATTGCGTTGCAGCAAAGCCAATCGCTTTTTCCAGTTCTTCTTGAGTCAGTTCCTCTGCGTAACCTACAGCGCAGGCGGCAGCGATCGCGCCAAGGGTTCCTGTATTATGCCATCCCTTTTCATAGTGACGGCTGCCAATTGATTCTCCCAGTCTAGCCATCACTTCAACACCGACAATATAAGCGCCAAGAAGCCGCTCGTCATGTCCGCGAGCGGCTGAAGCCATCAGGGCCGGCACGATGACGGCACTGGGATGCCCTCTTACATCGGAGTGGACATCATCAAAATCCAATGCATGGGCGATAAATCCGTTGAGCATCGCGGATTGTAATGGCGCGGCCTTTGTTCCTTGCCCGATGATCGGGACAAGTGGCGTGTCTCCTTCATCCTTTATCAGGCGGAGGAGCTTTTGAATGCCTTTATCTTCTCTTCCAGCGAATGAAGCGGCAGTAAAGTCGAGCAATCCTTTTTTCGCTTCACGCATCGCGTCAATTGAATGCTCCGGCTGTGACGTTCTCACAGCCTCTGCAAGACCTGCTGTCAGCCCTTGGCTGCTCATTTGATGGTCTCCAAGACAAGAACAGCCAGCTCAGCAAAATATTG
Proteins encoded:
- the eutH gene encoding ethanolamine utilization protein EutH; translation: MTVNDAVVFILSAFLLWGAADYCLGNRWGLGERFADGFKAMGPLALSMIGIVSLAPVLAAILIPIVSPIYTAIGADPSSFANTILAIDMGGYALAGEMAKDPEAGLFSWVFLGTMMGPAIVFTIPVALSIIEKEDQPYFAKGILIGLCTVPIGCLIGGLCAGFDIVMIGKNLLIPCLLSAVIAFGLWRCTDSIIRLFHLFGKAVSMVAIIGLAAVSVETMTGIVLIPGMEKAETGIQTTGTIAIALAGAFPMTAFITKAFKKPLQALGRCLHLDETATAGLVTSLAHHIPMLASLKDMTPRGKVINVAFAVSGAFVLGSHLGFVAGMKKEMAAAMMIGKLAGGITAAAAAAWMTTAQSADQSKHASAGH
- a CDS encoding MmgE/PrpD family protein encodes the protein MSSQGLTAGLAEAVRTSQPEHSIDAMREAKKGLLDFTAASFAGREDKGIQKLLRLIKDEGDTPLVPIIGQGTKAAPLQSAMLNGFIAHALDFDDVHSDVRGHPSAVIVPALMASAARGHDERLLGAYIVGVEVMARLGESIGSRHYEKGWHNTGTLGAIAAACAVGYAEELTQEELEKAIGFAATQSAGMRVQFGTEMKPLHAGLAAQAGLLAVKLAQSEFGGARTALDGETGFFGLYGDLEKAQTTLLNRWGTPWRIVKPGLWFKIYPFCSAAHHSADAIRKLVTEQAISGANTERIEVIFPPGGDAALTERSPKTGEEGRFSVEYVIALALHGHELTAEHFNSQPIPSGIQTTMGHIQRVYDNTIQPAPHAVPKGRFTIVRAYLTDGRMCEARVDCPKGAPGNELSEEDIKEKLKVTVPHEKARDIITAVEEADIKEFLAHIE